Within Sphaerodactylus townsendi isolate TG3544 linkage group LG05, MPM_Stown_v2.3, whole genome shotgun sequence, the genomic segment atactgataaatggtctgaaccaaacaattatcaagaggttttgcacagggatgaagttgagcaaaagcgatggtttgaggctatgaactcagagttcaaatctttaatcgacctagatgttttcactgaggttgatatgccaaaaggaagaactctgttggactccagatgggtctataaaagaaagcttttagcgaatggtgaaacactttttaaagccagattagtagctagaggtttcaaacaaaattttcctgaggactttactgaaacctatgctgctacagctaggtatgaatccatcaggttgtgtttggctattgctgaacaaagggggtatgtctccaagcaattagatgtgtgtaccgcctacctgaatgcaaagggggatgaggagatatatatgagaccaccacctggttacaggtgtaaaacaaataaggtttggttactgaaacgtgctctttatggtttaaaacaatcagcacatatgtggagaaaccatttagatgacctgttggtgaaagagggttttcaaagttgtgccactgattcgtgtctataaaacagggaaaccaggtgCTGAAACGTTCCTAGTAGTGTGGGTCGATGACATCATAATCCTAACAGAAATcgaaaaggaactgaacaaagtgtttcagactttaagtaaacacattaaagtgcgtgatctaggtgaaataaaatcttacctaagtatggaattcgtacaaactgctgagggtttattactgcaccaagagggtaaaataaaagagctcttggagagaacacaaatggttaactcactcagcaagcaaactcccatggtagtaggtttccaagaactagacaggacacaagaatgtgatgactccggtctctacaagagaagtgtaatcgggtctttgcagtatattgcttccattagcagaccagatatttcCCACATGCTGTCAACTTTACTCAGTAGAGGCGcatgccaacaaccaactgaaacagactggactggggtaaaaaAGGGTACCTGAAGAAGGGTCACCTTAATGCAACCATGTCTAAAGTTGGTTTACTagctgtgtccagaccaaactaccaacattgctggatatgcagatagcagtttCTTGGCgaatgaagagaacaatatgTCTTCTTGTACCGGGTATGTGATAACTCCCACGCGAGGGTGTAACacccattttatgggcatcatttaagcTGGTAAAACTAGTAGCAACAAAGCAGCTGTGGGAGGCCGAATGTTTTACAGcgctgtgaatagttgtgctttaggacatgcaatgggtgtctgaattagctaaagacttagggtctcaaggtaccaaaaccaagcatattattcaatgacctcacaaagttgtatacagtctcttaaaggcTTAGATCTATTAAGACCAAGAACAAAAGTATATAGAGATGTAACGCttatcaaaacatcagacaaatGATTCAAAACAGGACTTTATAGAGGCAAGCTTctcctaccttcacaggacaatacataggcagacatcctgacccaagccattaacctctataaaacatagagaaagaggcgcagagttgttgggtataacagatgcatctctgaaataagtcagccatgttatggaatgtaataggcatacactgaattgatatatgtgtaaatgtaaccttgttaaatgtgataaacaaaaaaaatgtgatgtaggttttgccaagcatctgggaaggggtgtcaggagctgaaggtataacagctgcatggcaaaacccttgattgccttaatggactgctgaaggactaactacagtcacctgttggcagtcagccaaagtggaatgactaagcatgattgcatcagctatatataagagtcatgtgacctttgactgtactagccataggctaattaatgtatcatagtgtatataagtaagctaactcagttaagcatgttccttgctggggacaggacctaagccgaaggctctgtccgtttaaactatatatatatattggtaataataatgccaatacattctttctttgcgtgaactccctggctccagtggttattgccgcactctgtatatgctcagttgcgcctacgctgtcaaatCGTGTCACTATCAAGACCATCTGGCTGCTACACAGACTTCGGACGGGTGTCTTCTGGAGATTCCCTGATGGAAACTTAATTCACAGGTGTTTGTGGGCTTGATTCAGATTTGGACCATGGCTTGTGGCATGAAGGCttccctgttctgttccccaagcaaaataAATTCAGCTGCCTTGCACTTGGCCGGAACAGAGTGTGAGACcccagacaaataagtaacagttcaaaaacggtttaataatattgaaagtttaggtcTCTGACTCCTCCAATGATGTGTGACTAATAatgaatacttgcgatgctggaatgattggagattgtttgaagaacttgcagacacccactcttccttaactgcttcgaAGGAAGACTGCGCTACTTGtgccgcttctgagatctccctctacttggactctgttgcCTTGCAATTCTGTTATAACTTGATTACTCAAATACCATGGAGCTTTCACACCTAATATGTCTGAGACGTTGCTTTCTCCAACTTTCCCCAGACACCAGAAAAACTAAATAGACTGTAAAACAGGGACTGCTAACTAAcgagaatgctatagtgctttgcctctagggggcttcttaaagggacagggcctaactaaggttccctcccaagAAATACTGGACAAAAAAACAACTAAGCCCATTCTATCTAAAGGTATAAGTGAGGCTTATATAAAGAAAATgatgagggtgtctctaggggcatgacatttcccaccatttatttatttaggtattcATACCATACcctccccttatgggctcaggacaGGTTACACCCATGAACAATTAATACAAGTGAgatcaaatataaatacaaatctaATTAATAGAAATATAAGATGAAATGTGCATACCACCTTCCCAACCTCAACTGGCCCAGGTAGGCTAGCCAATGTCTCAGTCATGgcatggggtgccccatcccaagTTCCACTGCTACAGGTTCAAAATAATTAAACTGTGACATTGGCTGTGTTGTTGTGTTTCTTCTTGAAAATACAAGCAGTGACAGAAGGTAGTTCTCAGAATACTCAGGAATTCTGTGTTTTACCATAATGTAACGACACAGTTGATGTTGCAAACGTGGCCCCATGATGTCGTTATTTGCCCTTTTGGGGGAAAGTACATGCAGTCCTGGGAACTGGATTCTCACTACAAAACTCCAGGTGTATGTCAGACCCAAAGCCCCTGTAGGAGCAATATATCCCCTGGGTAGTTGAAACCTCAGCTTGTGGATTCTGTGAGGCAGAaattggaatgaatcttgcaaaaGAATCTTGCAAaagaatttaaaatacattttctgttttccttttcagctAACATATCATATATCAACGTTCAATCAACAGAATAATGTACGAACTCAAGAGGAAGGAGGTCAAAAGAAGGAAGAGATAATGCCAGAAAATATTGATTTGGtaattaaagaattaaaaaataataaatctccAGAATTGGATGGGTTCACTGCAGAATATTACAATGAAATGGCGGAAGTGTTAATCCCTGAATTACAAattttatttaataatatttttaagggTCAAAAATTCCTGAGACATGGAGAGAGACAGACATTATAACAATCctaaaaacaggaagaaaaccGGATTTAGTGGAATCATATTATagaccaataagtttattaaaccaagatTATAAAATTTTTGCAAAAATCTTGTCAAATAGAATAAAGAATGTACTACCGAAGATAATAGAGCAAGATCAATATGGTTAGAGATAGAAATATTAGCCATCTGCTACGGAATGTATTCAATGTAATGGAATATGGGAAAAATAAGAAATATGCATtaataaagttagatgtatacaAAGCATTCGATACAGTGGGACAtgaatttctttttcaaacaatGAAAAATTATGGATTTGGGAATGGTTTAATAACTGTATTAAAATAACTTTATAGAGAAGCAAAAGCGAAAGTTTGAATAAATGATCAATGGTCAGAAGTGGTTAACATAGAAAGCAGGGTAAAACAAGGATGTCCATTGTCCCCATTGTTATTTGTAGTGGCAATGGAATTTGTGGCAGAAAGGATCAGGAATAATGGTCGGATTAAAGGATATAAGGTGAATCAAGAAGAgataagattaaacttatttgcagatgacataCTTTAAATAACAATAAATCCAGTTGATACAATAAGGAAATTAAGAATAATACTGACggattttcaaaaatattcaggattgacagtaaatatggaaaaaaaggaaattctAGGAGTAAACATAGAAAAGGAATGAATAGGAATTGGTGAATTGGTGAAGAAGagaattaaatatttagggataACAATAACTAATAGATATGAAAAgatatttaaatttaattatgaAAAAGGCTGGAAAAAGATAGAAAGGCAGTTAAAAGAAACAGTTTGAGGAGTGAGATAAAAAACTAAAGTAATGGGTTTTCAACCAATAAAGACCAAgggtaatgaataaaataatatatatggtAAATAAACATATGGGATGGGGTATCTCGAAATTACAAGAATATTATGATGCATTCCAAATAAAGAGTCTGATGGGAATAAACCAAGGAAAAGGAGATAAATGGATAAAATTTGAAAATGAGGTAAACGAGAATATTGGTAAATTTGGgatattttcaaacattttaacagtaGAAAAGCAAAAGATAATGGGTCcaaggaaggtgggggtggaaatttgggagaaatggaaaggaaaatgggTGCCAGGGATTCTGGACGAGGCGCCACTGGAGAGCATGGTCGTGAATAAGGGGAGAAAAGCAATAAGTAGTTTAAAGAGGAAAGGGTTTGTAATAGTAGCAAATTTGTATAACGAGAGAGGAGAACTTATAGAAGTGGGAGGAACAGATAATTGGCTGGTGTTGCGAGGCATATGGGAAAAGATAAAGTTAACAAGAATACAAGGGGAAAGTATAATGGGAAAGTGTTTAAAAGGCTATTataaaatgaatggaaaatatttgggagacttgtataaaaatatattcgAAGATAAAAATGTTATGATTAGAGTAATGACTAAAAAATTGGAACaagacttgggctagtcacagcttttggagctctctcagccccacttacctcacagggtgtttgttgtgaggggggaagggcaaggagattgtcagcccttttgagtctcctgcaggagagaaagggggggatataaatccaaactctactctctTCTACTTCTTAAAGATCAAGAAATTATGGAAAAAAATAGTGGATAGTGTAAACGCAATGAAAATGGAGAAATATGTAAAATTGGAAAGGAATGTGatgttaaaatggtatagaactccaaaACAATTAGCTTATATGATAAGGGGATTTAGTCCAAGatgctggcattgtggtgaaAATAATGCaatttatatacatatgtggcTCAAATGCAAGAAGGTGGAACAATTTTGGAAAGAGGTatggagaaattttaaaaagtcaaaataatGATAAATAAAGATTTATTGTTCATGGGTGTATTGGAAAACGGcaaaatataaaaaaggaaaaggatattgtataaaataatgataagagcagcCCATGCTGTTATGGCATTGTGATGGAAAGATAAAAAGgcatggacaatacagaaatggctagaatatgtGTGGGACCAAGTACAATTAGAAAtctttgaaataatgtcaaggaaCCAATTATGTCATGAAAGATATATCGAAATCATGAAGATCTGGACTGAATTTGTAGATTGGGTGCGTGAAGCTGGAGTTAATGAGGAAAAATGGGACAAGAGATTGGAACAAATGAACCTGCTACTGGCTATTTAAAGAGAGAAGCAAaaactttgggggagggaggggggaaagggggaaagtataTTTTGGATTGAACATAAAGATGCAGAAAGATGTAAAAATGATTCCAAATAtacaaatacttttttaaaaaaaatatatcaacaTAGAACTTAGaaatacaacaaaaccatgaCCTTATTCAGGTTTAACAGGTaactttcctccttttctcagcttgccaactctgagtccatttctttcctcttgcagGAGCCCCAGGGAATGTTCAGGTGAACTCTTGGTGTGCTGGTTTTGAAAGATGAGGATCCCAAGAGAACTCTCCACCAGATAAACCCAGCTCTGAAATAATAAATTCTGAAATGTGCAATTCAACAGAAAAGTCTCTGTCCCATATAAACATCagagttaccttaaacaaggtgtttaaCTGTAAATTCAGAAAACTTTCCCCTAGTCaaggggcaggaagggagtgaTAGGATTAAGCCAGGTAAGAATAGAATTCTGGAGAGCTGATTGTGTCAAGGTGGGCTGGCCCTTGCACAgtgatggagggagggggaactgcccctGGGGCATGAACTCCCGGTGCACACCCTCCCAGCCACGCCGCACCACGCCCCCCAACGTGACTGTACTGGGGGTGCCTGAAGTGACTccccccagatgtccccattgcagctacgcatCTGCATTTGCATATCCTTTGTGGGTTagagtggtggcattcaaataatttaacaaccggttctggtggtcggattcaaataatttaacaactggttgtttacaagcaccattttaacaagtggttctgctgaagtggtgtgaaacTGCCGAATCCCAGCACTGGTTAGAGAACAGGAAtgccttttccaggctgtggcgaTTGTGATTCAAATACCGTTCTCGCGAGTACAAGACAGGCATAGCTGACTGCCAGGCATACTAATGGGGGAAGAGGGGACTTGTCCAGGCAGATCTCTCCTACCAGGACCAAAGCCTAGACTTAGGATATGGCCTCCATCTTAGCCTGCAATGTCTGTGATATCAATGGGGTGACTGGTGGAGTACTGACCTCGTAACAAGCTCCCATGACTTGTTGTAGGCTTGCCTGGTAGCATCTAGATCCAGAGaagttggtcagacctcacctggaatactgtgtccagatctgggcactgcaattcaagaaggatattgacaagctggaacgggtccagaagagggtgaccaaaatggtaaaaggtctagaacaggggtcgggaaccttttagactcaaagagccatttgggcccattttccccggaaaagaaaattcatggagccgcaccctgggggggggattccacttccttctcttcccccccgcctctgtgggggggcggacggaggcgcggaggccgcttttttctctgggggggaggcagcggaggctgttgtttcgcctggactctgctgctctcttgttgctgcttcggctggtttcactttcaccgctgttgcggctccttccccctcccttcttcgacctgtcaaaaaatcccctgcgttgccaactccagggctgagctgtttcggggatttttggggaacggctggtgctggcttttttctctttggggCGGCGGTATGCGGAGGCCACTTTCTCTTTCCCCTGGAAGGCGGCGGCACTGAGGCCGTTTTTTCTCTTGGGGGGGCGGTGGCGCTGGAGAAGCCGCTCTCTTCTCTGGGGGGGCGGCGgcacggaggccgctttcttctcgggGAAAAGTACCGTTTCTGATTGACAGATACACAGTAACCACAGGAAAACCTAGCAGGACACACAgacaccccttttctctagctttggaaaggagctagagcagtgagcaacacagcaagcatTTAGGACTGGGAGCTGtcaccatgcaaacttcttggccaagctgggatatttctcttgctcaacctgggatatttggatcgtgcagaaacggccaaggtGACAATTAGGGAACTGGGTGtgcttagtctggagatgagaaggtgaaggggtgacatgatagccatgtttcaatatgtagccaacctgacct encodes:
- the LOC125433851 gene encoding uncharacterized protein LOC125433851 isoform X1, with product MGSTAFLLLLGLLLLSAELGVTEKPGFCQRYLPKKGCLKDADCYGQRKCCPNSWGVMSCVIPGYHLTYHISTFNQQNNVRTQEEGGQKKEEIMPENIDLVIKELKNNKSPELDGFTAEYYNEMAEVLIPELQILFNNIFKGQKFLRHGERQTL